Within the Thalassotalea ponticola genome, the region TCATGGCGCGTCGAACATCGGCAAGAGAAGGCCCGATGTGCTGTTGGTCAAATGGGATCGGGCGACAAAACTGCAGTGTTTTTAACCCTAAGCGACTGGTTAGTATACCGGCGCCGAGTCCTTGTGCCGCGCGGCTGGAAAAGCGACCTAACGCTTCGACGCCAAACAAATCAACACCGAAGTCAAGGATCAATTCACTGGCGCCGGCATAGGCCATGTTAGCAAGTACTTGCTTGATTAGTTTTATTCGACTCCAGTAACCCAATTTAACCCCGTACAGACCGGCAATTTTATTGATCATGTTCAGATTGCGCCACATCATCAACAGCATATCGACGATGGCAAGTGGACTGACTGCAACCATCAACACCGCCTCACTAGATGATGATGCAATATGCTTAACCGCCTGCTCGTCGACATCGGATAACACGCGCTGGCTGTACAATTGCAAGATCTCTTTGTCCTGAAGGTGCGAATCTAACGAGTCAAGAAATTGATTAGCATCGATCTGATGGCTTTCAACCGGCAGCTTATCGGTTATTGATTGGCAAAACGTTTTTGCATCAAAGCTGGCTTTATCGTGAATAAGGTCGTGAGCACGTTGCACA harbors:
- a CDS encoding YcjF family protein, producing MKDDKEQQQILFDNNDEEDSSSSSLPPDALVLPEQAWQAVEQQVEQVEQQAQRNKPNWLWRIIAALFTLLVVIESIEFFANGFTNAPVITSLYAIFVGLLLVVVGKYAVQELLSLRELSRHQHDVQRAHDLIHDKASFDAKTFCQSITDKLPVESHQIDANQFLDSLDSHLQDKEILQLYSQRVLSDVDEQAVKHIASSSSEAVLMVAVSPLAIVDMLLMMWRNLNMINKIAGLYGVKLGYWSRIKLIKQVLANMAYAGASELILDFGVDLFGVEALGRFSSRAAQGLGAGILTSRLGLKTLQFCRPIPFDQQHIGPSLADVRRAMIKQLKRVFKSSASTVQPRVELEKHNQR